The following proteins are encoded in a genomic region of Brachypodium distachyon strain Bd21 chromosome 1, Brachypodium_distachyon_v3.0, whole genome shotgun sequence:
- the LOC100837214 gene encoding E3 ubiquitin-protein ligase SINA-like 10, with amino-acid sequence MEGGEYCGKKARVEVKREEGAVMQDGGEGGRAVVAAEAMAEPQMDVRIDAALFHCQACLLPLKPPVFKCRAAGHILCCYCRCGHGDICSRADTHCGELDIIIGAAKVPCAYKVFGCESYVVYHEAAGHRRACPCSPCSCPEPGCAFLGSRAMLLDHVAVDHARPAVAVRYGRSCNLSLPLSRRWHVLVGEEEDDRSVFLVSLGELGVEATAVSLVCVRADDGAATAVAPRFWCKLSVELPGVDKDKLVLMASDVSSSALSGGAPEPGQGMFLAVPRELLPGDMLTLSVRIDLVQPAAAARKSATPQSRTSRKMH; translated from the exons ATGGAGGGCGGCGAGTACTGCGGCAAGAAGGCGAGGGTGGAGGTGAAGCGAGAGGAGGGAGCAGTGATGCAAGACGGAGGCGAAGGAGGGAGggccgtggtggcggcggaagccATGGCGGAACCGCAGATGGACGTTAGGATCGACGCGGCCTTATTCCACTGTCAGGCCTGCCTTCTCCCCCTCAAACCCCCCGTGTTCAAG TGCCGCGCGGCCGGGCACATCCTGTGCTGCTACTGCCGGTGCGGCCACGGCGACATCTGCAGCCGCGCCGACACCCACTGCGGCGAGCTGGACATCATCATTGGCGCCGCCAAGGTGCCGTGCGCCTACAAGGTGTTCGGCTGCGAGAGCTACGTCGTGTACCACGAAGCCGCGGGCCACCGCCGCGCGTGCCCCTGCTCGCCCTGCTCGTGCCCGGAGCCCGGCTGCGCCTTCCTCGGCTCCCGCGCCATGCTTCTCGACCACGTCGCCGTCGACCACGCGCGCCCCGCCGTCGCGGTCCGCTACGGCCGGTCCTGTAACCTGAGCCTCCCCCTGTCGCGGCGCTGGCACGTCctcgtcggcgaggaggaagacgaccggAGCGTGTTCCTCGTGTCCCTGGGCGAGCTCGGCGTGGAGGCCACCGCCGTGTCGCTGGTGTGCGTCAGGGCGGACGATGGTGCTGCCACGGCCGTGGCGCCGCGGTTCTGGTGCAAGCTCTCCGTGGAGCTCCCCGGAGTCGACAAGGACAAGCTGGTCCTCATGGCGTCCGACGTGAGCAGCAGCGCTCTgtccggcggcgcgccggagcCTGGTCAAGGGATGTTCTTGGCGGTGCCTCGGGAGTTGCTCCCCGGAGACATGCTCACGCTCAGCGTCCGCATTGACCTGGTCcaacctgccgccgccgcccgcaagTCGGCGACACCGCAATCTAGGACATCGAGGAAGATGCATTGA
- the LOC100836291 gene encoding uncharacterized protein LOC100836291, translated as MAPVLKQCKVSGLDGQRFHHVVLSADDGQSFVMVGSVYVLTLLLSPLPPDFVGSADLSFSQAMALLPAISVCQLSLYLTPGHVFGAMVLDVLGACSTITRLKVSIRPNEGKEARHLPNCPCDQPQNWRSENISLIALEEVEIVGFGGTDHEVDFLKLLLRCATLMKRMTVKLSPEVLPSDRGCKEIYNICMGNPDMQCSIYSSGGDQGQYA; from the exons ATGGCCCCCGTGCTTAAGCAGTGCAAGGTGTCAGGCCTGGATGGGCAAAGATTTCACCATGTTGTTCTCAGCGCCGATGATGGACAATCTTTTGTG ATGGTGGGGAGCGTCTATGTCCTAACATTGCTTctatctcctcttcctccg GATTTCGTGGGAAGCGCCGACCTGAGCTTTTCTCAAGCAATGGCACTACTTCCTGCCATTTCTGTTTGTCAGTTATCTTTATATTTAACGCCGGGACATGTTTTTGGAGCAATGGTATTGGATGTACTTGGAGCTTGTTCCACTATAACAAGGCTTAAGGTGTCCATTCGACCAAATGAG GGCAAAGAAGCACGCCACCTACCAAATTGTCCTTGTGATCAACCCCAAAACTGGAGAAGCGAAAATATCTCCTTGATAGCTCTAGAAGAAGTAGAAATAGTTGGTTTTGGTGGAACTGATCATGAAGTTGATTTCTTGAAACTACTGTTGAGATGCGCGACTCTGATGAAAAGAATGACCGTGAAGTTGTCCCCTGAGGTTTTACCAAGTGACAGAGGATGCAAGGAAATCTACAACATTTGTATGGGAAACCCTGATATGCAGTGTTCTATTTATAGCAGCGGCGGTGACCAGGGCCAGTATGCATGA
- the LOC112268520 gene encoding uncharacterized protein LOC112268520 — protein MHFHAYDREQSSFCLAAVDTDAETWTNFAVPGGMIEGFIRLSQGCLHYANLHRGEDGFSDRLAVYVLQDYEKKEWILKHRVDTFDLTKSKHVVSDGGFDWIVIHPQYNLIYFTLGWDSTFICYDMDRASDLRS, from the coding sequence ATGCACTTCCACGCCTATGACCGTGAGCAATCCTCCTTTTGTCTAGCTGCAGTGGACACCGATGCGGAAACATGGACCAACTTCGCTGTCCCCGGTGGTATGATTGAGGGTTTTATTCGGCTGTCGCAGGGCTGCTTGCATTATGCCAATTTACACAGAGGCGAAGATGGTTTCTCCGACCGACTAGCAGTTTATGTTCTCCAAGACTATGAAAAGAAGGAATGGATATTGAAGCATAGAGTTGATACTTTCGACCTAACCAAAAGTAAACATGTTGTCTCTGATGGAGGCTTTGATTGGATTGTGATTCACCCGCAATATAACTTGATCTACTTCACTCTGGGGTGGGATTCCACATTCATCTGCTATGATATGGATCGTGCAAGTGATCTGCGATCTTGA
- the LOC104584720 gene encoding uncharacterized protein LOC104584720 has product MAIVDFIEGIDDIIDLTSDEENVQEDHTATQHWEAFHDGQTMFVVAAEGRQHVQAMFALAAAGEERQETTKSRNAAEATASSSVTGKAPLDTASSQSRPHSQTAVPYLSLTSTTPKATSEGCDAKLLRAKVKRPRKNYHTDTPKRCPRLEEKRKGHNKSVEELAVDRKRPYMLDAA; this is encoded by the exons ATGGCAATAGTGGATTTCATTGAGGGGATTGATGATATTATTGACTTGACCAGCGACGAAGAGAATGTTCAAGAAGATCATACTGCAACTCAGCATTGGGAAGCATTTCATGATGGCCAGACTATGTTTGTTGTAGCTGCTGAAGGAAGGCAACATGTGCAGGCTATGTTTGCCCTTGCTGCAGCTGGTGAAGAAAGGCAAGAGACGACTAAGTCCAGAAATGCTGCGGAAGCTACTGCATCATCCTCTGTTACGGGAAAAGCGCCTCTTGATACAGCTTCATCACAGAGTCGTCCTCACTCTCAAACAGCAGTGCCATATCTCA GTCTGACTTCTACCACTCCGAAGGCTACTTCTGAAGGTTGTGATGCAAAGCTGCTGAGAGCGAAGGTGAAACGTCCTCGGAAGAACTACCATACCGATACTCCTAAGAGATGTCCTAGGCTTGAAGAGAAGCGTAAAGGTCATAACAAGTCTGTGGAAGAGCTTGCAGTCGATCGCAAGAGGCCCTACATGCTCGATGCGGCATAA
- the LOC100828365 gene encoding uncharacterized protein LOC100828365 isoform X3, whose amino-acid sequence MGGCIGNLSKCQSPQDSKLQASLRKKPNHSPIGKRRRCSSGPETMENNANLSVSLEGNVSSLPNSIVNESKMSAENGKDTSFINHAAMAWAKMRSQWIGDQEKVPKEAAREPIISWCTTYDDLLSTSERFPQPIPLSEMVDFLVDVWYEEGLYD is encoded by the exons ATGGG TGGTTGCATTGGTAATTTAAGTAAATGCCAGTCACCCCAAGATTCTAAACTGCAAGCATCTCTAAGGAAGAAACCTAACCATTCTCCCATTGGAAAAAGAAGGCGATGTTCATCGGGTCCAGAAACAATGGAGAACAATGCTAACTTATCAGTCTCTCTTGAGGGAAATGTCTCGTCACTTCCCAACTCAATAGTCAATGAGTCTAAGATGTCAGCGGAAAATGGGAAAGACACTTCATTCATCAATCATG CTGCTATGGCATGGGCTAAGATGAGAAGTCAATGGATTGGAGATCAGGAGAAAGTTCCCAAAGAGGCTGCACGAGAGCCGATAATAAG TTGGTGCACAACATATGATGATCTCTTGTCGACAAGTGAGCGTTTTCCACAGCCAATTCCATTGTCT GAGATGGTTGATTTTTTGGTCGACGTGTGGTATGAAGAAGGGCTCTATGATTAG
- the LOC100828365 gene encoding uncharacterized protein LOC100828365 isoform X2: protein MNSCSSLYGCSGCIGNLSKCQSPQDSKLQASLRKKPNHSPIGKRRRCSSGPETMENNANLSVSLEGNVSSLPNSIVNESKMSAENGKDTSFINHAAMAWAKMRSQWIGDQEKVPKEAAREPIISWCTTYDDLLSTSERFPQPIPLRWLIFWSTCGMKKGSMIS from the exons ATGAACTCGTGTTCGAGCTTATATGGG TGCAGTGGTTGCATTGGTAATTTAAGTAAATGCCAGTCACCCCAAGATTCTAAACTGCAAGCATCTCTAAGGAAGAAACCTAACCATTCTCCCATTGGAAAAAGAAGGCGATGTTCATCGGGTCCAGAAACAATGGAGAACAATGCTAACTTATCAGTCTCTCTTGAGGGAAATGTCTCGTCACTTCCCAACTCAATAGTCAATGAGTCTAAGATGTCAGCGGAAAATGGGAAAGACACTTCATTCATCAATCATG CTGCTATGGCATGGGCTAAGATGAGAAGTCAATGGATTGGAGATCAGGAGAAAGTTCCCAAAGAGGCTGCACGAGAGCCGATAATAAG TTGGTGCACAACATATGATGATCTCTTGTCGACAAGTGAGCGTTTTCCACAGCCAATTCCATT GAGATGGTTGATTTTTTGGTCGACGTGTGGTATGAAGAAGGGCTCTATGATTAGCTGA
- the LOC100828365 gene encoding uncharacterized protein LOC100828365 isoform X1 has translation MNSCSSLYGCSGCIGNLSKCQSPQDSKLQASLRKKPNHSPIGKRRRCSSGPETMENNANLSVSLEGNVSSLPNSIVNESKMSAENGKDTSFINHAAMAWAKMRSQWIGDQEKVPKEAAREPIISWCTTYDDLLSTSERFPQPIPLSEMVDFLVDVWYEEGLYD, from the exons ATGAACTCGTGTTCGAGCTTATATGGG TGCAGTGGTTGCATTGGTAATTTAAGTAAATGCCAGTCACCCCAAGATTCTAAACTGCAAGCATCTCTAAGGAAGAAACCTAACCATTCTCCCATTGGAAAAAGAAGGCGATGTTCATCGGGTCCAGAAACAATGGAGAACAATGCTAACTTATCAGTCTCTCTTGAGGGAAATGTCTCGTCACTTCCCAACTCAATAGTCAATGAGTCTAAGATGTCAGCGGAAAATGGGAAAGACACTTCATTCATCAATCATG CTGCTATGGCATGGGCTAAGATGAGAAGTCAATGGATTGGAGATCAGGAGAAAGTTCCCAAAGAGGCTGCACGAGAGCCGATAATAAG TTGGTGCACAACATATGATGATCTCTTGTCGACAAGTGAGCGTTTTCCACAGCCAATTCCATTGTCT GAGATGGTTGATTTTTTGGTCGACGTGTGGTATGAAGAAGGGCTCTATGATTAG
- the LOC100828671 gene encoding succinate dehydrogenase subunit 3-1, mitochondrial, which translates to MEKYHCDARFAAFKDTPFALRGALGIPNSSFDSMDGFRDFSSIRQARSYASCPLVAGHLKVSPSESRSLHASRSLSGPVANRPLSPHLPLKKPQLSATFSISHRIFGVALGAAIISVPFATEFSLMFDV; encoded by the exons ATGGAGAAGTATCACTGCGACGCTCGATTTGCAGCCTTCAAAGACACTCCATTTGCTCTTCGTG GTGCCCTCGGTATCCCCAACTCATCTTTCGATAGCATGGATGGCTTTAGAGACTTCTCAAGCATTAGGCAAGCAAGGTCATATGCATCTTGTCCTCTAGTAGCTGGGCACCTGAAGGTGTCTCCATCTGAAAGCCGATCCCTGCACGCAAGTCGTTCCCTGTCAGGTCCTGTTGCAAACCGTCCACTGTCTCCCCATCTTCCGCTGAAGAAGCCACAGTTGAGCGCTACTTTCTCAATCTCGCACCGTATATTTGGTGTTGCGCTGGGTGCTGCGATAATATCGGTTCCTTTCGCTACCGAGTTCAGCCTCATGTTTGATGTTTGA
- the LOC104582073 gene encoding putative F-box protein At3g17490: protein MTIPEEDSSPPLEEGRAPTRVRTSSEHLTDDILVEILSRVPAKSLCRFKCVSPHWLGLTQDPHHRKKLPQTLTGFFHSEDGSTSEDHRLLESPVKFTNLGGTQHRPPVDTSFAFLPDKYKRFDLLDCCNGLPPLPLVRRLCQRRP, encoded by the exons ATGACCATCCCCGAGGAGGATAGCTCTCCCCCGCTGGAGGAAGGCCGTGCTCCAACTCGTGTCCG GACTTCTTCCGAGCATCTCACCGACGACATCCTGGTGGAGATCCTCTCGCGCGTCCCAGCCAAGTCGCTTTGCCGCTTCAAGTGCGTCTCCCCGCACTGGCTGGGCCTCACCCAAGACCCCCACCACCGCAAGAAGCTTCCCCAAACCCTGACCGGATTCTTCCACAGCGAGGACGGCAGCACAAGCGAGGATCATCGGCTCCTGGAATCACCTGTCAAGTTCACCAATCTCGGCGGGACCCAGCACCGCCCGCCGGTCGACACCTCCTTCGCCTTCCTGCCTGACAAGTACAAGCGCTTCGATCTGCTGGATTGCTGCAACggcctccctcctcttccGCTGGTACGACGTCTCTGCCAAAGACGACCTTGA